Proteins encoded in a region of the Rutidosis leptorrhynchoides isolate AG116_Rl617_1_P2 chromosome 9, CSIRO_AGI_Rlap_v1, whole genome shotgun sequence genome:
- the LOC139866538 gene encoding UDP-rhamnose/UDP-galactose transporter 6-like, whose protein sequence is MPPSSKADKKAAVDAAAWMFNIVTSVGIIIVNKALMATYGFTFATTLTGLHFVTTTLMTLALRWLGYIQPSHLPTPELIKFVLFANFSIVGMNVSLMWNSVGFYQIAKLSMIPVSCLFEVAFDKVRYSRDTKLSIMVVLLGVAVCTVTDVSVNAKGFVAAFIAVWTTALQQYYVHYLQRKYSLSSFNLLGHTAPIQAGSLLLLGPFLDYWLTNKRVDAFKYDLASMAFIFISCTIAVGTNLSQFICIGRFTAVSFQVLGHMKTILVLILGFTFFGRDGLNLHVVVGMIIAIVGMIWYGNASSKPGGKERHAYSLPKTNKETSGTGDKV, encoded by the exons ATGCCTCCATCGAGTAAGGCGGATAAGAAGGCAGCAGTAGACGCTGCAGCATGGATGTTCAATATAGTTACATCTGTCGGGATCATCATCGTCAATAAAGCACTAATGGCCACATATGGTTTCACTTTTG CAACAACGTTAACCGGATTGCATTTTGTAACTACCACATTGATGACGCTTGCTCTTAGATGGCTGGGTTACATTCAACCATCCCATTTGCCCACTCCCGAACTTATCAAGTTTGTCCTATTTGCTAATTTCTCCATTGTTGGAATGAATGTTAGTCTGATGTGGAACTCAGTTGGATTCTATCAG ATAGCAAAGCTGAGTATGATCCCGGTTTCATGCTTGTTCGAAGTTGCGTTTGATAAAGTCCGGTATTCAAGGGACACAAAACTGAGCATAATGGTTGTTCTTCTAGGTGTTGCAGTTTGCACTGTTACTGATGTTAGTGTTAATGCTAAAGGTTTTGTTGCTGCTTTTATCGCAGTATGGACTACAGCTCTTCAACAATAT TATGTTCATTATCTTCAAAGGAAATACTCGTTAAGTTCTTTCAATCTGTTGGGCCATACCGCACCTATCCAGGCAGGATCTCTTCTACTATTGGGGCCGTTTCTGGATTACTGGTTGACAAACAAGAGAGTAGACGCTTTTAAATATGATCTAGCATCAATG GCTTTCATATTCATATCCTGCACAATTGCAGTAGGGACAAATCTTAGCCAATTTATCTGCATTGGAAGATTCACTGCTGTTTCCTTTCAAGTCCTGGGCCACATGAAAACCATACTTGTTTTGATTCTCGGGTTCACATTTTTTGGGCGAGACGGTTTGAATCTTCATGTGGTTGTCGGGATGATAATAGCCATAGTAGGCATGATTTGGTATGGCAATGCATCTTCAAAACCAGGTGGTAAAGAACGTCATGCCTATTCGCTTCCCAAAACCAATAAGGAAACTTCAGGTACAGGTGATAAGGTCTAA
- the LOC139868837 gene encoding tryptophan aminotransferase-related protein 4-like has protein sequence MMKANKYTFGLLISIGINIILLSYIIILYHSGSNQFIERQCSLSWSEKAAAEAEAVAAISCSGHGRAYLDGPVNYEQSEGQVRPVCECYDCYGGLDCSILSPECPADADSGDPIFLEPFWMEHATESAVMISGWHRMSYRYVDYTTMSSELEKYIRKMHAIVGNAITEGRYLVFGIGSSQLLNAAVYALSSDNSSSPSNVLATIPFYPMYNAQTVFFHSENFQFQGDSNTWILNNNNNNIPTNNKNVVEFVTSPNNPDGELKTSVVLGAKTIYDHAYFWPHFTPIPSPSDRDLMIFTLSKLTGHAGTRFGWAVIKDKDVYDKMLNYISVADMSISKDTQLRVLQLLKVAVKDHGKPLFEFAYDKMRDRWARLTSVFSKSTRFSLQHRHPLHCSFFNQTRLPSPAYAWVKCEREEDQDCGKVLETDGKIKGRSGSIFSAGDRCVRLSLIKSQDDFELLLKRLTQLVALENNINGGAVQIM, from the exons ATGATGAAAGCTAACAAGTATACTTTTGGTTTATTGATTTCCATAGGAATCAATataatattgttatcatacataataATTCTGTATCATAGTGGAAGTAATCAGTTTATAGAGAGACAGTGTTCTTTGAGTTGGAGTGAAAAAGCAGCAGCAGAGGCTGAAGCGGTTGCAGCCATATCGTGCTCGGGCCATGGCCGAGCGTATCTTGATGGTCCTGTTAATTACGAACAAAGTGAAGGTCAAGTTCGACCTGTTTGCGAGTGTTATGATTGTTATGGTGGTCTTGATTGCTCGATTTTGTCACCCGAATGTCCTGCTGATGCTGATAG TGGGGATCCTATATTCTTGGAACCATTTTGGATGGAACACGCAACTGAAAGTGCAGTGATGATATCAGGGTGGCATCGTATGAGTTATCGATACGTTGACTACACAACAATGTCATCAGAGTTAGAGAAATACATCCGTAAAATGCATGCGATCGTCGGGAATGCAATCACAGAAGGACGATATTTGGTATTCGGGATCGGATCATCTCAACTCCTTAATGCAGCCGTTTACGCCCTTTCTTCCGATAACTCTTCTTCGCCTTCCAATGTCCTCGCTACCATCCCATTCTATCCG ATGTATAATGCTCAAACGGTCTTCTTTCATTCGGAGAATTTTCAATTTCAAGGAGATAGTAATACGTGGATAttgaacaacaataacaacaatattcCGACAAATAACAAGAATGTGGTTGAATTCGTAACTTCACCAAACAATCCTGATGGTGAATTGAAGACATCCGTGGTTCTTGGAGCAAAGACGATATACGATCATGCCTATTTTTGGCCACATTTTACACCTATCCCAAGTCCTTCAGATCGTGATCTCATGATCTTTACCCTTTCAAAACTCACTGGCCATGCCGGTACTCGTTTTGG GTGGGCGGTTATAAAGGATAAAGATGTATACGACAAGATGCTAAACTATATCTCAGTGGCTGATATGAGCATATCAAAAGACACCCAATTAAGAGTTCTGCAGCTGTTAAAAGTAGCAGTTAAAGATCACGGAAAACCACTTTTCGAATTTGCTTATGATAAAATGAGGGACCGTTGGGCGAGGTTGACTTCCGTATTCTCCAAGTCAACAAGATTTTCATTACAACATAGACATCCTCTGCACTGCAGTTTCTTCAACCAAACTAGGCTACCATCTCCAG CCTATGCTTGGGTAAAATGTGAGCGAGAAGAAGATCAGGATTGCGGGAAAGTACTAGAAACAGATGGAAAAATAAAAGGTCGTAGTGGAAGCATCTTTAGTGCAGGGGATCGATGTGTCCGGTTAAGTCTCATTAAGAGTCAAGACGACTTTGAGTTGCTTCTGAAACGACTCACACAATTAGTCGCTCTTGAAAATAATATCAATGGTGGCGCAGTACAGATAATGTGA